The Mucilaginibacter terrenus genome has a segment encoding these proteins:
- a CDS encoding helix-turn-helix domain-containing protein — protein sequence MANHNEIQHDFPKVNRDQLITVQDLLDFKQQLIVDIKKLLKEQSGQPGHQWLKAFEIKKMLRLSESKLQYLRDKGLIPFKKLGGITYYNSEEIEKLMASGKLNDQMKMA from the coding sequence ATGGCAAATCATAATGAAATCCAACATGACTTTCCTAAAGTAAATCGTGATCAGTTGATCACGGTTCAGGACTTGCTCGACTTCAAGCAACAGCTTATCGTTGATATTAAGAAGCTGCTCAAAGAACAATCCGGCCAGCCGGGACACCAGTGGCTGAAAGCTTTTGAGATAAAAAAAATGCTTCGGCTATCTGAAAGCAAACTGCAATATCTCCGGGATAAGGGCCTGATCCCTTTCAAGAAATTGGGTGGTATCACTTACTACAATTCGGAGGAAATTGAAAAGCTGATGGCTTCCGGCAAGTTGAACGATCAGATGAAGATGGCATGA
- a CDS encoding plasmid mobilization protein, protein MENEEENRLRKITTRFKPGEFLLIDKRFKKTRFRKMSEYIRCVLLEKPVTVNYRDKSMDEMLEELSLLRRELNAIGNNLNQAVRQINAAHGSADNRLWLSLMSIIGTKVDPAIAQIKDRMLNFSELWSQKLKPDEASSEQ, encoded by the coding sequence ATGGAAAATGAAGAAGAGAACAGGTTACGAAAGATCACCACGAGGTTTAAACCTGGTGAATTTTTATTGATAGACAAGCGTTTCAAAAAGACGCGGTTCAGGAAGATGAGCGAGTACATCCGGTGTGTTTTGCTGGAAAAACCAGTCACCGTAAATTACCGGGACAAGTCCATGGATGAGATGCTTGAAGAGCTGTCTTTGCTGCGCCGGGAACTCAATGCCATTGGTAACAATTTGAACCAGGCAGTCCGTCAAATCAACGCAGCGCATGGTTCCGCAGACAACCGTTTATGGTTGTCGCTGATGTCTATTATCGGCACCAAGGTTGACCCGGCCATAGCCCAGATCAAAGACCGCATGCTAAACTTTTCAGAACTATGGTCGCAAAAATTAAAACCGGACGAAGCGTCCTCGGAGCAATAA
- a CDS encoding relaxase/mobilization nuclease domain-containing protein: protein MVAKIKTGRSVLGAINYNEHKVRLGKAELILAQGYLKEPFDLSFSDKVNRLSDLTKRNERTQVNALHVSLNFAVGENLDKWTLQQIADEYMEGLGFGKQPYLVYQHYDAGHPHLHLVSTNIKADGERISFHLLANKASEQSRKQVELNYGLVKAEDQGKAQHNVKSLSLEQLAYGKSDTKRAITNVVSEVLRTYKFTSIPEFNAVLNGFNVTADRGSKESRMYEKNGLVYWALDGKGGKIGVPIKASSIYGKPTLKALEGRFALNDVLRKSLREQLKQTIDDLLSKRIGKTEFQLKLKEQNIEAIFRHSEDGRLYGVTFVDHKTKAVFNGSDLGKNYSANSLSQFFARSEGSIKPSHTAELPGNNQLPGNTGITGNTNFNSGSAFLEALFQEEKQDMAAIGRLQQRKRKKKRRGHSL from the coding sequence ATGGTCGCAAAAATTAAAACCGGACGAAGCGTCCTCGGAGCAATAAATTATAACGAGCATAAGGTGCGCTTAGGCAAGGCTGAATTGATCCTGGCACAGGGATATTTAAAGGAGCCGTTTGACCTCTCATTCAGCGATAAGGTGAACCGGTTATCTGACCTGACGAAACGGAATGAACGCACGCAGGTCAATGCCTTGCACGTGTCGTTAAACTTTGCAGTTGGTGAAAATTTGGACAAATGGACACTTCAGCAAATTGCCGATGAGTATATGGAAGGCCTAGGGTTTGGTAAACAGCCTTACCTTGTCTATCAGCATTACGATGCCGGACATCCCCATCTACATTTGGTGTCTACAAACATCAAGGCAGATGGTGAACGGATCAGTTTTCATTTGCTGGCTAATAAAGCTTCTGAGCAGTCACGAAAGCAAGTAGAGCTAAATTACGGGTTGGTCAAGGCAGAGGATCAGGGGAAAGCACAGCATAATGTTAAATCTCTTTCCCTGGAACAATTGGCTTACGGAAAATCAGATACGAAGCGGGCGATCACCAATGTGGTGAGTGAGGTATTGCGAACATACAAGTTTACCAGTATCCCGGAATTTAACGCGGTTCTAAACGGCTTTAACGTGACGGCTGACCGGGGTTCAAAAGAATCCAGGATGTACGAGAAAAACGGGTTGGTATACTGGGCACTGGATGGTAAAGGCGGCAAGATCGGCGTTCCCATCAAGGCCAGCAGTATCTACGGTAAACCAACTTTAAAGGCGCTCGAAGGACGCTTTGCTTTAAATGACGTGCTACGCAAATCATTAAGAGAGCAGCTAAAGCAGACGATTGATGATCTGCTGAGCAAACGGATTGGTAAAACCGAGTTTCAGTTAAAGCTTAAAGAACAGAATATTGAAGCCATTTTTAGGCACAGTGAGGATGGCCGGTTATATGGGGTAACCTTTGTCGATCATAAAACTAAAGCTGTGTTCAACGGCAGTGACTTAGGCAAAAACTATAGCGCAAACAGCCTTTCTCAATTCTTTGCACGATCAGAAGGAAGCATTAAACCAAGCCATACAGCTGAACTACCCGGCAATAACCAGTTACCGGGTAACACAGGAATAACAGGTAATACCAACTTCAACAGTGGCAGTGCATTCCTAGAAGCCTTATTCCAGGAAGAGAAACAAGATATGGCAGCCATCGGCAGGCTTCAACAAAGAAAGCGAAAGAAAAAACGCAGAGGGCATTCACTTTAA
- the mobC gene encoding conjugal transfer protein MobC produces the protein MQTGENEQALRRIIDFTRFISLAILILHFYISCYAAFQHWGLTKPVINSILLSVSKMTVFKSVLYAKLAALFALMISLLGSKGKKDEKINLKTITTYALIGLLLYFISAVFLNVNYSVSIRASLYIGTTSLGYLLILSGLSALFRMLKLKLADDIFNKANESFPQEERYLDNEYSINLPAIYYLKGKARKSWINIINPFRGTLIGGSPGSGKSYFVIRHIITQHIQKGFSMLIYDFKYDDLTKIAYNALLQHGHLYKVKPTQYVINLEQIMHRANPLEPETMLDITDAIDASRTIMLGLNREWIKKQGDFFVESPINFITAIMWFLRRYQDGRFCTLPHVIELAQVDYKELFEVLLQEPEIEVLINPFISAWQNEAYEQLEGQVASAKISLARLSSPQLYYVLSGNDFSLDINNPDKPKIVCLANNPQKSQVNGAVLSLYINRINKLVNQKNRQKCSMIFDEFPTIYFNGIDNLIATARSNKVAVTLAVQDYSQLKKDYGRDQAEVIMNIVGNIICGQVTGDTAKQLSERFGKINQQKESVSINSQDTSVSRSTQLDFAIPASKIAGLSSGEFVGMVADDPTNKISLKVFHNEIQNDHDSIRNEELSYQPIPTVRDIDQAEVLRNYQQIKDDIRLLFKTS, from the coding sequence ATGCAAACAGGTGAAAACGAACAAGCATTAAGAAGAATCATTGATTTTACCCGGTTTATCAGCCTGGCCATTCTTATCCTTCATTTTTATATTTCTTGCTATGCCGCATTTCAGCATTGGGGGTTGACCAAGCCGGTCATTAACAGTATCCTACTGTCTGTCTCGAAAATGACAGTCTTCAAAAGTGTGCTTTATGCAAAACTTGCAGCACTATTCGCTTTAATGATTTCCTTGTTAGGCAGCAAGGGGAAGAAAGATGAAAAGATCAATCTTAAAACAATCACTACCTATGCATTGATTGGCTTGCTGTTATACTTTATCAGTGCAGTATTCCTCAACGTCAACTATTCGGTATCAATCAGAGCATCACTATATATCGGCACAACCTCGTTAGGATATCTACTGATCTTGTCAGGACTAAGTGCTTTGTTCAGAATGCTCAAATTGAAGCTTGCTGATGACATCTTTAACAAAGCCAACGAATCATTCCCGCAGGAAGAGCGGTATCTCGACAATGAGTATTCGATCAACTTGCCTGCTATCTATTACCTGAAAGGCAAGGCGCGTAAAAGCTGGATCAATATTATCAACCCTTTTCGTGGTACTTTGATAGGTGGCAGTCCGGGATCAGGTAAATCTTACTTTGTTATCCGCCACATTATCACTCAGCATATTCAAAAAGGTTTTTCCATGCTGATCTACGATTTTAAGTATGATGACCTAACCAAGATTGCCTATAACGCGTTGCTTCAACATGGTCACTTGTACAAGGTCAAACCGACCCAGTATGTAATTAACCTCGAACAGATCATGCACCGCGCGAATCCACTAGAGCCAGAAACCATGCTGGATATAACAGATGCGATTGACGCCAGCCGAACGATCATGCTTGGTTTAAATCGGGAATGGATCAAAAAGCAGGGAGACTTTTTTGTAGAATCACCAATCAACTTTATTACAGCGATCATGTGGTTTCTTCGAAGGTACCAGGATGGCCGCTTTTGTACTTTACCTCATGTTATTGAGTTAGCGCAGGTGGATTACAAGGAATTGTTTGAAGTATTGCTACAAGAACCTGAAATTGAAGTATTGATCAACCCTTTTATTTCTGCCTGGCAAAATGAGGCCTATGAACAATTAGAAGGTCAGGTGGCAAGCGCTAAGATCAGTTTGGCGCGCCTATCATCACCACAGCTTTACTATGTGTTAAGTGGCAATGATTTCTCTTTAGACATTAATAATCCTGATAAACCGAAGATCGTCTGCCTTGCCAATAACCCGCAAAAATCACAGGTTAACGGTGCTGTGCTGTCCTTGTATATCAATCGCATCAACAAGCTGGTTAACCAAAAAAATCGCCAGAAATGCAGCATGATTTTCGATGAATTCCCAACCATTTACTTTAACGGCATTGACAACCTTATCGCTACGGCAAGGTCAAATAAGGTAGCCGTGACACTGGCGGTACAGGATTACAGCCAGCTTAAAAAGGATTATGGTCGTGATCAGGCAGAGGTTATTATGAATATCGTAGGTAATATTATTTGCGGGCAAGTAACAGGCGATACAGCCAAACAGTTGTCAGAACGCTTCGGAAAAATTAACCAACAAAAAGAAAGTGTCTCGATCAACAGCCAGGATACTTCTGTGAGCCGTTCCACGCAGTTGGATTTTGCGATACCTGCCTCTAAAATTGCTGGGCTATCTTCCGGTGAATTTGTGGGCATGGTAGCCGATGACCCAACCAATAAGATCAGCTTAAAAGTGTTTCATAATGAAATCCAAAATGACCATGATAGTATTCGCAACGAGGAGTTGAGTTATCAACCTATCCCCACCGTTCGAGATATTGATCAGGCGGAAGTCCTGCGTAACTACCAGCAGATCAAAGATGACATAAGGCTATTGTTCAAGACGTCGTAA
- a CDS encoding RteC domain-containing protein, whose amino-acid sequence MRTITERYYSALENQLNEISTNGEPLAEKYKASIILCKKAMAKLKSYISSYSFESVEDEIHFFKEVKPQFYSKYIYFISVYNYLMKRPTGAEDHLKEYINSELADLKRYFDHNGAFYQYYRSGSTQMDEVYFTRGGFDVHVELEKFEEDEVYSTSHDYKLSNIIANEKYQDFLNIELQKLNNHDERPLEMSLDLPLTWTFSKTDLIELIYALVAAGVFNNGNAEIKSVVSFFQTVFHIDLGQYYHKYTDITRRKKDRTLLLDKLKLALLRKMDQKLDEDGSIQQKLKL is encoded by the coding sequence ATGCGCACCATCACCGAGCGTTACTACAGCGCTTTAGAAAATCAATTAAACGAAATTTCCACAAACGGCGAACCTTTAGCCGAAAAATACAAAGCTTCTATCATCCTTTGCAAAAAAGCTATGGCTAAGCTGAAAAGCTACATCTCCAGCTATTCTTTTGAAAGTGTCGAAGACGAGATACATTTTTTCAAAGAAGTAAAACCCCAATTCTACAGTAAATACATTTACTTCATCAGCGTTTATAACTACCTAATGAAAAGGCCGACAGGAGCCGAAGATCATTTAAAAGAATATATCAACTCTGAACTGGCCGATCTTAAACGTTATTTCGATCATAACGGCGCTTTTTATCAGTATTACCGCTCAGGTTCCACCCAGATGGATGAAGTGTATTTTACGCGTGGTGGGTTTGACGTACATGTGGAACTGGAAAAATTTGAAGAGGACGAAGTTTACTCAACCAGCCACGACTACAAGCTTTCCAATATTATCGCGAACGAAAAATATCAGGACTTTTTAAATATCGAACTTCAAAAGCTCAATAATCATGATGAGCGCCCGCTAGAGATGAGCCTCGATCTTCCGCTCACCTGGACATTTTCAAAGACCGATCTGATCGAACTGATTTACGCGCTGGTCGCTGCTGGCGTATTTAATAATGGCAATGCGGAGATCAAAAGTGTTGTTAGCTTTTTTCAAACGGTTTTTCATATCGATTTAGGCCAGTATTATCATAAATACACGGATATTACAAGAAGGAAGAAAGACCGCACGCTATTATTGGATAAGTTGAAGCTTGCCTTACTCCGTAAAATGGATCAAAAATTGGATGAAGATGGCTCTATTCAGCAAAAGTTAAAATTATAA
- a CDS encoding DUF4134 domain-containing protein: MKTQQVKRNNDLRHLLKKGFGTLTFILFAFTLYAQDGNAGIQEATTQVKSYFTTGTTLMYAIGALVGLVGAIKVYKKWNDGEHDTGKVASSWFGSCIFLVVVATVLKSFFGV, translated from the coding sequence ATGAAAACACAGCAAGTAAAAAGAAATAACGATCTGAGGCATCTGTTGAAGAAAGGCTTCGGCACATTGACATTTATCCTTTTTGCCTTCACCTTGTATGCACAAGACGGTAATGCCGGCATTCAGGAGGCCACCACGCAGGTCAAAAGCTATTTTACTACAGGTACAACCTTGATGTATGCCATTGGTGCTTTGGTAGGCCTGGTAGGTGCTATTAAGGTTTACAAAAAGTGGAACGACGGCGAGCATGATACTGGAAAGGTTGCATCCAGCTGGTTTGGTAGCTGCATTTTTTTGGTAGTTGTCGCTACGGTACTAAAATCTTTTTTTGGCGTTTAA
- a CDS encoding DUF4133 domain-containing protein — MALYQINKGINKPIEFKGLKAQYIGYLAAGLVILLIGFAVMYLFSVPVTMCLLIIGALGSLLFYQVFKLSHKYGQYGLMKRSAKRYLPRYLQFTTRNVFLQLKRRS; from the coding sequence ATGGCATTGTATCAGATCAATAAGGGCATCAATAAACCCATTGAATTTAAAGGGCTAAAGGCCCAATACATAGGCTACTTGGCAGCAGGTCTTGTTATTTTGCTCATCGGCTTTGCGGTGATGTACCTGTTTAGCGTACCTGTGACCATGTGCCTGCTCATCATAGGTGCATTGGGGAGCCTGCTTTTTTATCAAGTTTTTAAGCTCAGTCACAAGTACGGTCAATATGGGCTGATGAAGAGATCAGCTAAGCGATACCTGCCACGTTACCTGCAATTCACAACACGAAACGTATTTCTACAATTAAAAAGAAGATCATGA
- a CDS encoding TraG family conjugative transposon ATPase, with protein MKSHSKAEQVFPIYKVEHDCMLSVQGDLTIGYEVDLPEIFTMSNDEYHSFHEAWIKAIKLLPKNTIFHKQDWFVSEQYKARFQENGETQVKTFLSHSSEKHFHERPYLHHHCHIFLTKKPEKFKPFTSAVSTLMRKRIVPSQTTSEEPFRDFLDNAGQFVKVLEDSGLIALRGINDDGLSGTPKTAGILEQYCFLLNKTSNTVLKDIHIQDEIRIGNDHCQLFTLSDAENLPPLCGPRITFDKYSTDKTKFSTGFASPIGTLLRCNHVYNQYIFIEDSQQTLKKLEAKKLRLQSLSAYSRENAISRDATHEFLNEAISQQRLPVKAHFNVMAWTSDQAELKDLKNKVSSALAQMDAQPKQETDGAPQIWWSGLPGNEATFPMNDTFDTFVEQATCFLNLETNYQSSISACGLRLGDRLSGKPIHVDISDEPMEKGITTNRNKFILGPSGSGKSFFTNHLLRSYFEQGAHIVLVDVGHSYQGLCEFVGGYYFTYSEDNPISFNPFYIAQGDYLDTEKKESIKAMILALWKKEDEGVQRSEYIAISDALYHYYEKLKVNSDIFPCFDSFYDFLAGEFYETMKQSKVKDERFDIDNMLFVLKPYYKGGEYAYLLNARENLDLLHRRFIVFELDNIKDHPILFPVVTLIIMETFVSKMRKLSKATRKMILIEEAWKAIAREGMAEYIKYLFKTVRKYFGEALVVTQDIEDIISSPVVKQAIINNSDCKILLDQRKYQNDFPKIQQLLGITDKETALIMSMNRNNDDKRKYKEVFISLNGQLSKVYRTEVSREEYWTYTTESAEKARVQEYAKKYGSIQRGIAAIVQEELEKQLN; from the coding sequence ATGAAATCACACAGCAAAGCGGAACAGGTATTTCCTATTTATAAGGTGGAGCACGATTGTATGCTTTCAGTGCAAGGCGACCTGACCATTGGTTATGAAGTTGACCTCCCGGAAATTTTTACCATGTCCAACGACGAATATCACAGTTTTCACGAGGCCTGGATCAAGGCAATAAAGCTGCTGCCGAAAAATACCATCTTCCATAAGCAGGACTGGTTTGTAAGTGAGCAGTATAAGGCCAGGTTTCAGGAAAACGGCGAAACGCAGGTAAAAACGTTTCTGTCACATTCCAGCGAAAAGCATTTTCATGAGCGTCCATACCTGCATCATCATTGCCATATTTTCCTGACTAAGAAGCCGGAAAAATTCAAACCCTTCACGAGCGCAGTAAGCACATTGATGCGCAAACGCATTGTCCCTTCTCAAACCACATCAGAAGAGCCGTTTCGTGACTTTTTAGATAATGCCGGACAGTTCGTCAAGGTGCTGGAAGATAGCGGCCTAATTGCATTGCGGGGCATCAATGACGACGGACTGTCCGGTACGCCTAAGACAGCCGGAATACTGGAACAGTACTGCTTTCTGCTCAACAAGACCAGCAATACGGTTTTAAAGGATATTCACATTCAGGACGAGATCCGCATTGGCAATGATCATTGTCAGCTTTTTACTTTAAGCGATGCAGAAAACTTGCCGCCGCTTTGTGGCCCGAGGATTACATTTGACAAGTACAGCACGGACAAAACAAAGTTTAGTACCGGATTTGCCTCACCGATCGGCACTCTGTTGAGATGCAACCATGTGTACAACCAGTACATATTTATTGAAGACAGCCAGCAAACCTTAAAGAAGCTGGAGGCAAAGAAGCTGCGCTTACAATCGTTATCTGCGTATTCCCGTGAAAATGCGATCAGCCGGGATGCGACACATGAATTTTTAAATGAAGCAATCAGTCAGCAGCGGTTGCCGGTTAAAGCGCACTTTAATGTGATGGCCTGGACAAGCGACCAAGCCGAACTTAAAGACCTCAAAAATAAAGTAAGTTCAGCTTTAGCTCAAATGGATGCGCAACCTAAACAGGAAACGGACGGCGCGCCGCAGATATGGTGGTCGGGATTGCCAGGCAATGAAGCTACCTTTCCAATGAATGATACCTTTGATACATTTGTTGAACAGGCAACCTGCTTTTTAAATCTGGAAACAAACTACCAATCCAGTATCAGTGCCTGCGGGCTTAGGCTGGGCGATCGCTTGTCGGGTAAGCCGATTCATGTAGACATCAGTGATGAACCGATGGAGAAAGGCATAACGACTAACCGGAATAAGTTTATTTTGGGTCCGTCGGGCAGTGGAAAGTCTTTTTTTACCAACCACCTTTTGCGAAGCTATTTTGAACAGGGCGCTCACATTGTATTGGTCGATGTAGGGCACAGTTACCAGGGGCTTTGTGAGTTCGTCGGAGGATATTACTTCACTTATTCAGAAGACAACCCCATCAGCTTCAATCCCTTTTATATCGCTCAGGGCGACTACCTGGATACGGAAAAGAAGGAAAGTATTAAAGCCATGATCCTGGCATTGTGGAAGAAGGAAGATGAAGGCGTACAACGTTCAGAATACATTGCGATTTCCGACGCTTTGTACCACTATTATGAAAAGCTTAAAGTGAATTCTGATATTTTTCCTTGCTTTGATAGCTTCTATGATTTCCTTGCAGGGGAGTTTTATGAGACCATGAAACAATCAAAAGTAAAAGATGAGCGTTTTGATATTGATAACATGCTGTTCGTATTAAAACCATATTACAAAGGTGGTGAGTACGCTTACCTGTTGAATGCAAGAGAAAACCTCGACTTATTGCATCGCCGCTTCATTGTTTTTGAGTTAGATAACATCAAAGATCACCCCATTCTTTTCCCGGTAGTGACACTAATCATTATGGAAACCTTTGTATCCAAAATGCGCAAACTCAGTAAGGCCACCCGCAAAATGATCTTAATCGAGGAAGCATGGAAAGCTATTGCGCGTGAAGGCATGGCCGAATACATTAAATACTTATTTAAAACGGTTCGAAAATATTTTGGTGAAGCTTTGGTTGTAACCCAGGATATTGAAGATATCATCAGTTCGCCGGTGGTAAAGCAGGCTATTATCAATAACAGCGACTGCAAAATCCTACTTGACCAGCGTAAGTATCAGAATGACTTTCCGAAAATTCAACAGTTGTTGGGCATCACGGATAAAGAAACGGCACTGATCATGAGCATGAACCGGAACAATGATGATAAGCGGAAATACAAAGAGGTATTTATCAGCCTTAATGGGCAGTTATCAAAAGTTTACCGGACAGAGGTGAGCCGTGAGGAATACTGGACTTATACAACGGAATCTGCGGAAAAAGCCCGCGTTCAAGAATATGCTAAAAAATATGGAAGTATTCAGCGCGGCATTGCGGCTATCGTTCAGGAAGAATTAGAAAAGCAGCTTAACTAA
- a CDS encoding conjugal transfer protein TraI, translating to MKNFKISPTILIAFLIVFFSASQVKAQFVVAEIVKLTVKKVIKAIDLKVQRMQNKTIWLQNAQKVLENELSKVKLTEISGWTEEQKQLYSGYYTELWKIKSTIAYYQRIKDVTLKQAALVGQYKRAWGLFQKDNHFRPEEINYMQKVYSGILDASVQNLDQILLVINSFKTQMSDAERLELINHASDQLDINYNDLQQFNNQNIRICLQRSRDIADTKSIKELYGIN from the coding sequence ATGAAAAATTTTAAGATATCGCCAACTATTCTAATTGCTTTTCTAATCGTCTTTTTTTCTGCAAGTCAAGTTAAAGCGCAATTTGTAGTTGCAGAGATAGTCAAGCTCACTGTCAAGAAAGTGATCAAAGCCATTGATCTTAAAGTGCAGCGGATGCAAAACAAGACCATTTGGTTGCAGAATGCACAGAAAGTGTTAGAAAACGAGCTATCTAAAGTTAAACTTACGGAGATATCGGGCTGGACAGAAGAACAAAAGCAATTGTACAGCGGCTACTATACAGAGTTATGGAAGATCAAATCCACTATTGCTTATTACCAGCGGATCAAAGATGTCACGCTGAAACAGGCCGCTTTGGTGGGTCAGTATAAGCGGGCTTGGGGGTTATTTCAAAAAGACAACCACTTCCGTCCTGAAGAGATCAATTATATGCAGAAGGTTTACAGCGGGATCTTAGATGCCAGCGTTCAGAACCTTGACCAGATATTATTGGTCATCAATAGCTTCAAAACGCAAATGTCCGATGCTGAACGTCTTGAACTCATTAATCATGCAAGCGACCAATTGGATATCAATTACAACGACTTGCAGCAGTTCAACAATCAAAACATTCGTATCTGCTTACAACGAAGCCGTGACATTGCAGATACGAAATCAATCAAGGAATTGTATGGAATCAATTAA
- a CDS encoding TerB family tellurite resistance protein encodes MKRHIKAFLLTGFTVANLSHTQVCKAQGQEVQQLLLNIEKLTQLKSILSDMKTGYQIYQKGYTTISSLSQGNFNLHDVYLNGLLQISPAVKNYGRVAEIISQQASLLSEYKKAFSRFKQSGSFSAGEIEYMGKVYAGLVKQSLDNINELTNVLTASKLRMTDVERIRAIDRIYANSTDKLQFLRYFNRNGIMLSLQRTKETGDAISLRKLYGINH; translated from the coding sequence ATGAAAAGGCACATCAAAGCATTTTTGCTGACAGGATTTACAGTAGCGAATCTCTCGCATACTCAGGTATGTAAGGCTCAGGGCCAGGAGGTACAACAGTTGCTATTGAATATTGAAAAGCTAACTCAGTTGAAGAGCATCCTTTCCGATATGAAGACGGGTTATCAAATATATCAAAAGGGCTACACCACAATATCATCACTGTCACAAGGAAACTTCAACCTGCATGATGTGTATCTAAACGGCTTGCTTCAGATCAGTCCGGCTGTCAAAAACTACGGCAGGGTTGCCGAGATCATCTCCCAGCAGGCCAGTTTGCTAAGTGAGTACAAAAAGGCTTTTTCCCGCTTTAAACAAAGCGGATCGTTTTCAGCAGGCGAAATTGAATATATGGGTAAGGTATATGCCGGGCTGGTAAAGCAAAGCCTTGACAATATCAATGAGCTAACCAATGTATTGACAGCTTCTAAATTGAGGATGACAGATGTTGAAAGGATCAGGGCGATAGATCGGATATATGCGAACTCTACTGATAAGCTTCAGTTTTTGCGATACTTCAACCGCAACGGTATTATGCTCAGTTTGCAGCGAACGAAGGAAACCGGCGATGCAATCTCATTAAGGAAGCTCTACGGTATAAACCACTAA
- the traJ gene encoding conjugative transposon protein TraJ, with protein MKKTAFLTASMAVTGILFPLFSTAAGLADNIQGLQGTLNSVYNDMLPMCSGLIGVGRAIAGFGALWYIGSRVWRQIAAAEPIDFYPLMRPFALGLAILLFPTVIAVINGIMQPTVNATGGMVQNSDAAIAALLKAKQEAVENTDTWQMYVGPDGDGDRDKWYKYTHPDDQTGSKEGVLASVGNDMNFAMAKASYNFRNTVKQWMSEVLQVLYEAAALCINTIRTFYLIILAILGPIVFGLAVFDGFQSTLTVWLAKYINVFLWLPVANIFGAIIGKVQENMLKLDISQVQSAGDTFFSSTDTAYLIFLIIGITGYFTVPSVANYIVNAGSGHGLLQKVNALVISSSNTTMSAGSQTGERMVNGAVNLSNAPSDFMSGWNNAGQESKSQPANHQAARINGN; from the coding sequence ATGAAAAAGACAGCTTTTTTAACCGCATCCATGGCGGTAACGGGGATTCTTTTCCCTTTATTTTCAACTGCAGCAGGGCTTGCAGATAACATCCAGGGACTGCAGGGAACACTCAATAGTGTTTACAATGATATGCTGCCGATGTGCAGCGGCTTGATCGGCGTAGGCAGGGCCATCGCGGGATTCGGCGCATTGTGGTATATCGGCAGCCGTGTATGGCGGCAAATTGCGGCGGCAGAACCTATAGATTTTTACCCGCTGATGCGCCCTTTCGCACTCGGGCTGGCAATCCTGTTGTTTCCTACGGTCATTGCTGTCATTAACGGGATTATGCAGCCGACCGTTAATGCGACCGGCGGTATGGTACAGAACTCTGATGCGGCAATTGCAGCCTTGCTAAAAGCCAAGCAGGAAGCCGTTGAGAACACAGATACGTGGCAAATGTATGTTGGGCCTGACGGTGATGGTGACCGGGATAAGTGGTACAAATATACCCATCCCGATGATCAAACAGGTAGTAAAGAAGGTGTTTTAGCCAGCGTTGGGAATGATATGAATTTCGCTATGGCTAAAGCGTCCTATAACTTTCGTAATACCGTGAAGCAATGGATGTCAGAGGTACTACAGGTATTGTATGAAGCCGCAGCACTATGTATCAATACTATTCGTACGTTTTACCTGATCATTCTGGCTATCCTCGGGCCGATCGTTTTTGGGCTTGCGGTATTTGACGGTTTTCAAAGCACATTAACGGTGTGGCTGGCTAAATACATCAATGTATTCCTATGGTTACCAGTCGCGAATATATTCGGTGCCATTATCGGTAAAGTGCAGGAAAATATGCTCAAACTAGATATTTCACAGGTGCAATCAGCCGGTGATACCTTTTTCAGCTCGACTGACACGGCTTACCTGATCTTCCTGATCATTGGGATCACAGGGTACTTCACCGTTCCGAGCGTAGCCAATTACATTGTTAATGCTGGCAGCGGCCACGGGCTGCTACAAAAAGTAAATGCGTTGGTCATCAGCAGCTCCAATACCACCATGTCGGCTGGTTCTCAAACGGGCGAACGGATGGTCAACGGTGCAGTCAATTTAAGCAATGCACCAAGCGATTTCATGAGCGGCTGGAACAATGCGGGTCAGGAATCTAAGTCACAGCCCGCTAACCATCAGGCGGCACGCATCAACGGAAATTAA